One Schistocerca cancellata isolate TAMUIC-IGC-003103 chromosome 1, iqSchCanc2.1, whole genome shotgun sequence genomic region harbors:
- the LOC126117522 gene encoding uncharacterized protein LOC126117522, translating into MVAIISASGTALPTFLMFPRMNFKNHMLHNAPPRYGGAATASGWMNSELFLPVLQHSVKHQRPTEEHPRLMIPDNHESHTSITAISYAKENGIILLTLPPHTSHKLQPLDVVVFASFKKLYNTACCDLMADTGRSSIIYDVAGLVGRAFPLVFTSQNICSGFRACGIELLNRDIFRPEDYLPTYLINQPLQTSQDECKRTEQISPEDIWPHPKAPLARRKKKKNKKSKSIILTNTSVKIILEDEATLTKERKMKYLIG; encoded by the exons ATGGTTGCAATAATCAGTGCTTCTGGAACAGCTCTGCCAACATTCCTTATGTTTCCTAGGATGAATTTTAAAAATCACATGCTGCATAATGCTCCACCACGCTATGGGGGTGCAGCCACTGCCTCAGGCTGGATGAACAGTGAACTATTTTTACCAGTCCTGCAGCACTCTGTAAAACATCAAAGGCCTACAGAGGAACATCCTAGGCTCATGATTCCTGACAATCATGAAAGCCACACAAGCATAACAGCAATATCATAtgcaaaagaaaatggaattatttTGCTTACTTTGCCTCCTCACACAAGCCATAAGCTCCAACCTCTGGATGTAGTAGTTTTTGCATCTTTCAAGAAGCTCTATAATACAGCATGTTGTGATCTTATGGCAGATACAGGAAGATCTAGCATAATCTATGATGTTGCTGGACTGGTTGGCAGAGCTTTTCCCCTTGTATTCACCAGCCAAAATATATGCAGTGGTTTTAGGGCATGTGGTATTGAACTACTAAACAGAGACATTTTTCGACCTGAAGACTATCTCCCAACTTATTTAATTAATCAGC CCTTGCAAACAAGTCAAGATGAATGCAAAAGAACTGAACAAATCTCTCCAGAAGACATTTGGCCTCATCCCAAAGCCCCTCttgcaagaagaaaaaaaaaaaaaaacaagaaatcaaAATCAATTATTTTGACAAACACATCTGTAAAAATCATTCTTGAAGATGAAGCTACattaacaaaagaaaggaaaatgaagTATTTAATAGGATGA